A genomic stretch from Salarias fasciatus chromosome 18, fSalaFa1.1, whole genome shotgun sequence includes:
- the LOC115405336 gene encoding oocyte zinc finger protein XlCOF19-like: MDCSSLPQPEKQAECDKLLCEETSAETVRKICQNLETVTDKKKVFEICGESYNRKNLLVHMRTHTGEKPFSCETCGKCFRQQSHKLIHMRSHTGEKRYSCETCGKNFSYPSDLKAHMRSHTGEKPYSCETCGKSFSRQSHLLEHKKTHTGEKPYSCETCGKCFCNTSGLRNHMRTHTGEKPYSCETCGKSFRDQSGLRIHMTTHTGAKPYSCEKCGKCLRILFKNTQESSHR, from the exons agaagcaggctgaatgtgataAGCTTCTTTGTGAGGAAACATCTGCTGAAACTGTCCGTAAAATATGTCAGAATTTAGAAACTGTCACTgataaaaagaaagtttttgaaatctgTGGTGAAAGTTACAACCGAAAgaatttgttggtccacatgagaactcacacaggtgagaagccattttcttgtgaaacatgtggaaagtgTTTCAGGCAACAGAGTCATAAGTTGATCCACATGAGAagtcacactggtgagaagcggtattcttgtgaaacatgtggaaagaATTTCAGTTATCCCTCTGATTTGAAAGCACACATGAGATCTCACACGGGTGaaaagccatattcttgtgaaacatgtgggaaaagcttCAGTAGGCAGAGTCATTTGTTGGAGCAcaagaaaactcacacaggtgaaaagccatattcttgtgaaacatgtgggaaatgtttctgtAACACCTCTGGTTTGAGAaatcacatgagaactcacacaggtgagaagccatattcttgtgaaacgtgtggaaaAAGTTTCCGTGACCAGTCTGGTTTAAGAATACACATGACAACTCACACAGGTgcgaagccatattcttgtgaaaaatgtggaaaatgtttacGAA TCTTGTTTAAGAATACACAAGAAagctcacacaggtga
- the LOC115406113 gene encoding gastrula zinc finger protein XlCGF71.1-like, whose translation MWEIFLYQPYCCETCGKCFSRQSHKLNHMRIHTGEKLYSCETCGKCFRHQSHKSIHMRTHTGEKPYFCETCGKSFSDRSGFRVHKRIHTGEKPHSCKTCGKCFRRQSNLLQHMRTHTGEKPYSCETCGKCFRHQSHRLVHMRTHTGEKPYSCETCGKCFRHQSHRLVHMRIHTGEKPFSCETCGKSFSDRSGFRVHMTTHSIVKL comes from the coding sequence CCATATTGTTGTGAAActtgtgggaaatgtttcagcaGACAGAGTCATAAGTTGaaccacatgagaattcacactggtgagaagctaTATTCTTGTGAGACATGTGGAAAGTGTTTCAGGCACCAGAGTCATAAGTCaatccacatgagaactcacactggtgagaagccatatttttgtgagacatgtggaaaaagtttcagtgaccggtctggttttagagtacacaagagaattcacacaggtgaaaagccACATTCCTGtaaaacatgtggaaaatgttttcgTCGTCAGAGTAATTTGTTGCagcacatgagaactcacacaggtgagaagccgtattcttgtgaaacgtgtggaaaGTGTTTCAGGCATCAGAGTCATAGGTtagtccacatgagaactcacactggtgagaagccgtattcttgtgaaacgtgtggaaaGTGTTTCAGGCATCAGAGTCATAGGTTagtccacatgagaattcacactggtgagaagccattttcttgtgaaacgtgtggaaaaagtttcagtgacCGGTCTGGTTTTAGAGTCCATATGACAACTCACTCAATTGTGAAACTTTAG